In Halobacteria archaeon AArc-dxtr1, the sequence CGGGTGGTCGATCTCCATCTCGGAGAGGATCGTGACGCCGTCGTTGGTGACGACGACTCCGCCCGTCGAGTCGACGAGCATCTTGTCCATCCCCTTCGGGCCGAGCGTGGTGCGGACGGACTCGGCGACTGCCTTGCCGGCCGTGATGTTCATCGACTGTGCGTCCTTGCCAGACGTGCGCTGGCTGTCGTCGGAAAGTACGATGAGGGGCTGGTTACCCATCTGCTGAGCCATAGTCAAGGGGAAGATTGATTGTTATTCTATATAAGTGTTTTCGTCTCGGTCGAGGGCGAATCGCCGGACTGAGTCGATGTCACACACCCTCAGCCGACGAGCAGTGAGGGTCAACAAAAGGGGAAACGACGGAAAGTTCGTGTGTAGCAATACCGCTCGCAGAGAGTCAGCTTTCGCCGCCGGGGAACCGGTGGTACTGCATCCCCTGGTGTTTCATCTCGTTGTGTCGCTCCTCTAAGAACGAGTAGACCGAGCCGTGGGGGGCGCCGTCTAGAAGCATCTCGGCTGCGGTCCTGGCGGCGTCGACTTCCGGGGGCGTCCCGATGATACCGAACGTCGAGCCATAGATGACGACCGAAGCGCCCGACAGCTCTTCCATCAGCTCTCGGGTTCGGCCGTTCTCGCCGATCAACCGTCCCTTCTTGCGTTTCATGTCGTTTGTGTTCCGGGCGGCGGCGTCGATATCGACGAGGTCGAACAGCATCATTTCGTCGTCTAACAGCCGGAGGGCGTCTTCGGGCGGGAAGCCGCGACCGATCGCGCGGACGACGTCAGGGCCTTTGAGGCCGAGTACCGGGTCGCCGACGGTTTCGATCGCGACCGACCCGTTCTCGGAGTCGATGTCGAGACGGACCTCGGCTTCCGCCTCGATCTTGCGCATCGTCTCGCCTCCTTCGCCGATGAGAACGCCGATGCGGTCCTGCGGAATCTTCACGTGCTGCATGTACATCCGTACTCCCCGCGGGGGCAAAAGCCCTTGGAACGGTGTGTAAGGAGTGTGCGAAGGGATCTCTGTCGAGACGATAACGGGCAGTAAATCAGCGAGGCGATGAGGGGGAAGCGAGAGTCAGTCGGCGACTGAACGAAATCGCACCGTCTCCGCGCGGGTGTCGAGGATCGCCACAGTTCGGTGTTCGTCGGGGACGGTACCGAAGTGGGCACCGGGATTGAGTAGCGTCGTCCGGCCGTCTTCTGTTAGTTCACGCTCGTGGTGGTGACCGAAGCAGACGTAGTCGAAGCTGTCAGCGGCCGCGAGCGCCTCGACCTCGGCGCGGGACTCGCCGTGGAGGACAGCCACCGAGAGGCCGTCGAACTCGAGGGCTGCAAAGCGGCCGTGGAGTTCGCTTCCCCGCCCAAGAGAGTCGAACGCGGCGTGGAGTCCCGCGATCTCGCCGTCGTTGTTTCCGAGGACGCCATGGAGTTCGAAGCCGTCGAACGCCGAGAGCAGCGGGGGCGCGACGAAGTCGCCACAGTGGATGACGACGGAGACGCCCGCCTCCGAAAACAGCTCTGCGGCGCGCTCGGCCGCCGCGACGTTGTCGTGGGTATCGGAAATGATGCCGGCGTGCATGGTTGACAGCGCGGGGGCGAGACAGAAATGTGTTCGGGGCTGCCAGGTTTTCGGTCGGTGAAAAGATAGCGCCGAATCCATACCCGATGAGGGGTCGCCGCGTTCGATTCGGTTCGGTTAGTCTCGCGACGGATCCGGCTCTGGATCCGTAACGAACTCAAGGAGGTCGTCTTCGGTCGTCTCGAGTCCCTGGCGAGAAAAGAAGGCCGCGACGTTCCGACAGTCTCGCTCCAGGAAGTCCCGACTGTTGGGGTGGTGGACCGTGACCGCCTGTCCGAGGTCGATGACGACGAGTTGGCCCTCGTCCTCGTCGAAGACGACGTTGTACTCACTCAGGTCTCCGTGGATGAGACCGGCCGCGTAGAGTCGGCGCATGTACTCGCGCATGACCTCGTAGGCGGTCTGTGGGTTCTCGATGTGAACCTCGCCGAGGCGCTTTGCGCGGCCATCGTCGCCGCCGATATACTCCATTACGAGGACGTTTCGCTCGGTTGCGATCGGCTCCGGAACCCGAACTCCGGCCGCTGCGGCCCGCCGAAGGTTCGCTAGCTCCTTTTTGGTCCACGCGAGGACGACGTCTTTCTTTTTGCCACCCAGCCCTTCGAAGCGTGGATCCCCCTCCAGATAGTCACGCATCTGCCGGAAGTTCGAGGCGTTAATCCGGTAGACCTTCACGGCGACCGTCGTCTCGTCCGGCCCCAGGGCCTGGTAGACGTTTGCCTCCTTGCCCGTCGAGAGGGGGCCGCCGAACGCCTCGACGTGGCCGTCCTGAACGAGTTTGTACAGCGCAGCGAGCGTCGCGTCGTCGAACACCGACTGCTCGACTTTGAACTGATCGGCGTCTTTGATCCGTTCTTCGAACTGCTCGAATTTGCGGTCGCGCTTGCGGGCGATCCGGTCGGCCTCGGTATCCGAGACGTCGATCTCTTCCCACTCGTCGCCCAGCGTGTCGACCTCCTCGGGGTCGACCAGATCGAACTCCGATACCTCGTCCATCTATCCTCCGTAGGGGTCCAAGGCGCTAAAGGGCTGGGTATCACTGACCGGCCCAGATCGACGCCGTAGCGCCCGAACCCGGCGGTCGCAGTTGCCGCCTCCAGCCTTTTGCCGTCGCGTTCCCTACCGACACCATGTCCGAATGGTTGACGCGAACGGCGACGAGGCTCGACCCATGACCCAGTATGACGTCACCCTGGAGTGGCCGGACGGCCGAACCGAGACGGTCGCGGTCGATCCGCGGGAAACGGTACTCGAGGTGGGGCTGCGAGAGGGGATCCGGTTGCCCTACGACTGTCGAAAGGGGACCTGCATCACCTGCGTCGGTCGGGTTCTCGCGGTCGGTGAGGACGATACCGGCGCGAGCGACGTGGTCGACACAGTCGACTCAAGCGCCGCAGTCAACGCCGCTGACGCATTCGACTACCGACGCCAGCCCAGAGCTCTCACGGAACGTGAGCGGAGGGACGGCTACGTCCTGTTGTGCATCGCGGTGCCACGAGCCGACTGTCACGTCCAGGTCGGTCCGATGGTTCGTGCCGAGGTCGGCGACAGTCCCTGGAGCTAGACCACACTTATCACGTGCGGGAAGGCGGCCACTCACTGCGCGACGACGGTAACGTTAACGGGACCGCACCGCAACCCTCGAGCAACGAATGTCTCTCGCCGACGAGGATGCGGACGACAATCCCTACCTCAGCGATCCGCCGACGACCTTCGAGCCGGTCGACGAACTCACGGAAGCCGAGGCTCGCGAACAGGTCGAGTTGCTCCGAGAAGCGATCCGCGAACACGACCGCCGATACTACGTCGAGAGCGATCCACTCATCGCCGATCGAACCTACGACGCGCTGTTCGCGCGCCTGCAGGAACTCGAGGACGCGTTCGAACTCACCCACCCAGACAGCCCGACCAGAAGCGTTGGCGGCGAGCCGATCGAGGCGTTCGAGACCGTCGAGCACGTCGCACCGATGCTCTCGATCCCGCAGTCGGGGGAGGCAGCGGACGTCCGAGAGTTCGATGAGCGTGTGTGTCGGGAGTTGGCGGCGAGCAACGAAGCGAACGGAACCGAGCTTCAGTACGTCTGCGAGCCAAAGTTCGACGGCATCTCGGTTGCGTTCGTCTACCAGGACGGCCGACTCGTGCGCGCTGTGACGCGCGGAGACGGTCGAGAAGGTGACGACGTCACGCGAAACGCGCGAACGATCGGCTCGGTCCCGCAGAAACTCCACGGAGAGTACCCCGAGTTCCTGACGGTCCGCGGCGAGGTCTACATGCCGAAAGACGCTTTCCAGGCGCACAACCGCGAGCGGATCGAACGAGGTGAGGAACCCTTCGCCAATCCGCGGAACGCGACCGCGGGGACGATCCGCCAGCTCGATCCGTCGGTCGTCGCACAGCGTCCACTCGAGGTCTTCTTCTTCGACGTGCTGGACGCGAGCGAGGTCGCGGAGAGCCACCGCGAGGCGTTAGCGCAGTTTCCCGACTGGGGGTTGCGGGTGACCGATCGCGTCGAGGTGGCCGCGTCGATCGACGAGGCGATCGCCTACCGGGACGACCTGCTCGACGCGCGCGACGACCTCCCCTACGAGATCGACGGCGTGGTGATCAAAGTCGACGATCGTGACGCCCGCGAGGAGCTGGGTCAGACCGCAAGACACGATCGCTGGGCGTTCGCCTACAAGTTCCCAGCCCGCGCAGAGGTGACGATGATTCAAGATGTGGCAGTACAGGTAGGTCGGACCGGCCGGCTTACGCCGGTTGCGCTGCTCGATCCGGTGGACGTCGGTGGGGTGACGGTTTCGCGGGCGAGCCTGCACAATCCCGCGGAGATCGCCGAAAAGGACGTCGGCGTCGGAGATACGGTTCGCGTCCAGCGGGCGGGTGACGTGATTCCGTACGTCGAGGAAGTGGTCGAGAAGGGAAGCGATGGCCACTACGAGCTACCGGCGACCTGCCCCATCTGTGAGAGTGCAATCGAGCGCGATGGCCCCCTCGCGTACTGTACGGGTGGACTGGCCTGTGACGCCCAGCTCCGCCGATCGGTCGAGTACTACGCGGGAGACGACGGCCTCGACCTCGAGGGAGTCGGCGAGCAGAGCGTCCGCCAGCTGGTCGACGCGGGACTCGTCTCCGAGGTGGCGGATCTCTACGAGCTGACCGAAGCGGAGCTAACTGCGCTCGAGGGGTGGGGTGAAACGAGCGCCGAAAACCTGCTCGCGGAGATCGAAGCCAGCCGGGAGCCCGATCTGGCCGACTTCCTCTCGGCGCTTGGCATTCCCCACGTCGGACCGGCGACGGCCCGCGAACTGGCCCGCGAGTTCGGGACGTTCGCGGCGTTTCGGGTGGTTGCAGAGGACGAGCCCGAGCAACTTGAGGGGGTCGACGATGTCGGCGAAACCGTCGCCGAGACGATCCACGACTTCTTCGCAAGCGAGGCCAACGCGGCGGCGGTCGACGCCGTGCTCGAACACGTCTCGCCCACGGAGGCGGAGACGGAACATGGCGGTGACGAACTCGACGGGCTGACGTTCGTCTTCACCGGCAGTCTGGAGGGAATGACGCGAGGGGAGGCCCAGGAACTCGTCGAGAGCCACGGTGCAAACGCCACGGGAAGCGTCTCGGGGAACACGGATTATCTGGTCGCTGGAGAGAGTCCGGGTACGACGAAACTCGAGGATGCCGAGGAAAACGGTGTGGCAATTCTGGAGGAGAGCGAATTTCGAGAGCTACTCACGGAAGCAGGGCTCGAGGCGGAATAAACCAATAGTGGCGAAACCGGACCCGAATGCCTAGAGGTCGACTCGGTCGAATCGGTAGAGCGCGATCGCGAGCGGGACGACGATCCACAGCAGTAGAATAATAAAGGAGAACCAGTCTTGGAGGTAGAACGGCACTTGGCCGTCCGGAAACCACACCTCGGGGTAGTTCGTGCCGAGCTCGTCCCCACCGGTGGAACTGAGGAATGCGAGTGTGTTCTGGAACGCATTCCCCGGATCGACCATATCGACGAACAAGGCCCAATCCGGGAGCCGCTCGTTTTGCAGTACCTCCGTCGTTCCGTCTGGAAGCTCGACTTCCTGGGTGTAAGCGACGCCGTCGATCGTCCCTCGGCCCATCAACATGTCCAGTGCCACCATGATTGCGTTCCAGACGATGTAAAACAGGACGAAGATGCCGAACATCGCGGCGCCGGCGATCGTCGTCGACTTCGTAAGGGAAGACAGCGAGACAGCAATGCTCGTGTACGCGACGGCGTAGAGGATCGACATCGCGAGAAGCGCGACGTAATCACCGATGTCGAATCCGCCGAGCACCACGGCGACGACGACGGCCGCGAGCACGAAGCCGATGACAAGCGAGAACGAAAGGACGGCCGATCGGCCGACGAGTTTACCGAGAATAACGTCCTTTCGGGAGTGAGGAAGCGAGAGTAACACTTTGATGCTTCCAGACTCTCGCTCGCCAGCGATCGCTTTCCAGCCGAGAATCAGTGCGATCAGTGGAATAACGAGCCGTGTGATCTGACTCACGAGAAGGACAAGCGCTTCCGTAGTGGCATCGGCTTGGACGAGATCATCTGCACCGAAATACGAGATCAAGCCCGTTATACCGGCAAGGAGCATGAAAAAGAAGATGCTTAGCCCCCAGAAGGTCCAGGAGCGAATGGCATCCTGAAAGTCCTTCTTTGCGATTGCACGAACGCTATCCAGATTGATCGAACTCGGCGCGGTGGATGACGAGGCGACACCGGTGTCGGATTCTGTACTCATGCACGCACCCCCGTGGTGTACGACTGGAAGACGTCGTCGAGAGAGGCTTCCTCCGTCCGGAAGTCACGGACTTCGAGTCCCTGTGACTCGATTTCGTTTAGAACTGCGGTCTTCGAACCGTTGCACTCGACGACGAGGGTGGGACCACTCTCGTCCGTACTGACGCTTCCCACCTCCGAGAGTTGTCGGACAGCGGTGGTGGCGTCATCGTCAAGTCGGTCGACACTGATTCGCAGTATCGTCCCGCCGCTCATCGAATCGCGAAGCCCTTCGACCGTATCGGTCGCGACCATCTCCCCGTCCCGAAGGATGCCGACGCGGTCACAGACGGCCTCGACTTGCTCCATGATGTGACTCGAGAAGAAAATGGTCGCGCCGCGGGCGTTCTCCTCGCGGACGATCTCGCGCATCTCGCGTGCGCCGTTGGGATCGAGGCCCGTCGAGGGCTCGTCTAGGATGAGCAACTCCGGCTCGCCGACCAGCGCCATCGCGAGGAGGAGTCGCTGGGACATCCCCTTCGAGTAGCCGCCGGCTTTTCGGTCGGCTGCGTCGGCGATACCGACGCGCTCGAGGAGCGCGTCTGGATCGTCGTCGACACCTTTCGAGTCGATCGTAAACTCGAGGTGCTGACGGCCAGTGAGGCGGTCGTAGGTTTCGGCACCCTCCGGAAGGACACCGGTTCGCTGACGGATCTCCCGGCTGTGCGTCTGGGCGTCGAGTCCGAGGACGCTCGCGTCGCCGGCAGTCGGTCGAGCGAAGTCGAGCAAAATGTTGATCGTCGTCGACTTGCCGGCGCCGTTGGGCCCCAAAAACCCGAACACCTCGCCCTCCTCGACTTGGAACGAGAGGTCGTCGAGCGCGAGCGTGTCCCCGAAGGACTTGGTCAGAGTAGTTGCCTCTATCGCGGTCATACTCGCCACCAGTCACTGTCACCAGATAAGGGTTTTCCACGAGTTTCTGGCCTGGAACAAAGTTGGGTGGTTAGGGAGCTTTCAGGTTGATTCCGGCGGAAAGAGTCTATCGAGCGTCCCGATGGCTGCTACAGTTCGTCGTCAGGATCGTACTGCTCGGCGGTCCGTTCGGCCTCCGTGGCGTACTGTTCGCGTGTGGACTCGTCGGGAACCGATTCGAGCTGGGCAGACTCGACGTCGACGGCTGCGGTCACCGGCGAACCGGTCTGTAACGACATCGCCGAGCGCTCGCGTTGTTGGTACTGCGAACCGTCCGGGGTGGCGTAGACGATCGTCACAAGATTGCGCGCGTCGAAGCTCCGTTCGACCAGCCAGCATCGAACCGTATCGTCGTCCATAGGTGGTGTTTCGGGTCGAACACCGAGAAAGTGTGGGCTGGTGATTTTGTGGGCTGGTGATCTGCGCGAAAGTGGGGCATGAACGCCAAGAGTCGACCCGAAACGAACCCCGCGGAAGCAACCCAAAACGAACCCTGAGGAGTCAACCTGAAACGCCTCGGCGCCGTAGGGCGGGCGATGAACGCCGACGCGGTTCGCGAGCGTGCCCGATCGGCACCGCAAGAGCCCGGCGTCTACCAGTTTCGGGCCGACGGGAGTACATTGTACGTGGGAAAGGCGGTCGACCTCCGAAGTCGACTACAATCGTACGCGAGCCCGCGAAGCGCGAGGATCGCCCGGATGGTCGATCGTGCCGAGACAGTCGAGATCGCGGTGACCGATACCGAGACACAGGCGCTACTTCTGGAAGCGAACCTGATCAAACGCCACCAGCCGCGGTACAACGTCCGGCTGAAAGACGACAAATCGTACCCGATGGTCCAGCTGACGGATCACGAGGCGCCACGAATCGAGGTGACGCGCGATCCCGCGGAGTCGGCGACGATTTTTGGACCGTACACGAGCAAGAAGCGAGTCGAGACGGTCGTGAAGGCGCTCCGAGAGACATACGGGGTTCGTGGGTGTTCGAACCACAAATACGCGGGACGAGATCGTCCCTGCCTCGACTACGAGATGGGACTGTGTACGGCGCCCTGTACGCATGAAATCGACCTCGACGAGTACGTGGCTGACGTCGCGGCCGTCGAAGGATTCCTCGAGGGCGAAACTGGGATTCTGGCAGATCCGCTGCGACAGGAGATGGAGGCAGCCGCAGCAAATCAGGAGTTCGAACGCGCTGCAAACCTGCGAGATCGGCTAGGGGCCGTACGCACGTTCCACGAAGGCGGTGGCGAGGCTGTCCAATCGACCGGCGAGGAACGAACGGTAGACGTGCTGGGTGTCGCAATCGAAGGCGAGAGCGCAACGGTAGCGCGACTTCGCTCGGAGGACGGCAAACTCGTCGAGCGCGATCGACACGTGGTCGAGGTACCAACCAACGAAGACAGATCTCAGGGGGCCGTTAGGGAGGTCCTTGCATCGTTTTTGGTCCAGTACTACGCCGAGCGTGATCTTCCGAGGGCGTTGTTGCTTCCCGAACACCACGGTGACGACGAAGTGTCGGAGTGGCTCGAGGCAGAGGGTGTCTCCGCGCGGGTCCCAGGTGCAGGGCGTGAGGCAACGCTCGTCGAACTCGCGCTGAAGAACGCACGCCGAAACGTCGGACAGAGAGACGAGTGTGGCGCACTCGCCGAGGCGCTCGATCTCGATGCGGCGAATCGTATCGAGGGATTCGACGTGAGCCACGCCCAGGGGACGGCGGCGGTCGGGAGCAACGTCGTCTTCGTCGACGGAAGCGCAGAGACGGCCGCTTATCGGCGAAAACGTCTCGACGATCAAAATGACGATTACGCGAACATGCGGTCGCTGGTCGCGTGGCGAGCTCGCCGAGCACTGACCGGACGCGACGAACGACCAGATCCCGACCTGCTCCTGATTGACGGCGGTTCGGGGCAGGTATCGGCCGCTTGCGACGCACTCGAAACGGAGGGATGGGACGTCCCAATCATCGGGTTAGCGAAGGCTGAAGAGCGCGTGGTGACTCCAACACGCGAGGTATCGTGGGCGTCGGATGCCCCACAGCTGCATCTATGCCAGCGGGTGCGAGATGAGGCACACCGGTTTGCCGTTCAGTACCACCAGACGCTGCGAGACGAGGTGAAAACGGTGTTAGACGACATTCCTGGGGTGGGTCCGGAAACCCGAAACCGTCTCCTCGGCCGGTTTGGAAGTGTAGCAAACGTTCGCGAGGCCACGCTCGAGGAACTCACGACTGTCCGTGGTGTCGGGGAAAAAACTGCCCAAACACTGCAACAGCGGCTATGACGGATAGGGTCGATACTGACTAAAACTCAACGGGTCGATACTGACTACAACCGGTGCAGTAGCTGCGGTATCTCGAGTTGAAATGAGGGGGTTTCCCTAGAGAATACTAGTGATACTAGTTCACAGGTAGAAAAATCATTACACGTACAACCGTCCACCATTACCATGGTCGGCAGACTCGTGGTGTGGCGAGACCGGCTGAATCAGTATTCGGTATCCTCACTCGAAACCGTAGAGAACACCCCCACCCCTTCGTTTCAAGTGGAGATGCCAGAGAGAGTAGGGCGCAAAAGAGCGAGAGTGGAGATAGATTCCGTGTCGAGCGATTAGAGAGAGGAGATACTGATAGTAGAGAACCGATAGCTGCTGATATCGGTACCTAGTAACTGAGTGTCGCTATAGCAAATAATCTAGTTAACTCTAGGGATAACCTAAACAACCCTAGTAACTAGTCTCTTTTGCTAGTGCTGCGGATATTGTTTCTACCCTATTCATATAAACCTTCCTGTCGTAAAAATCACCCCCTACCCCCTCCCCCTCCTCCACTGTTCCAGTGGAAACGAAGGGGTGGGGGGGTCACTCCAATTGTTCTTTTCGAGCAGGCATCTCTCAACTGGTCGTGATCTCTCATCTGATCAGTTCGTCCCAACCAAACAGCAGTTGATGATCTCTTTGCCCCGAGCTCGTAGTGTATTCTATCCTCTTTTCAACCTGTTCGCCTCGTTCTCCCGTAGTATCGTGTGTGCGGTTCCGTGGCCGTGTGGTGGCGCCACTCGCATGCCGTACGCGCTACGCGCAGGGTGAACTAGAATAAGAACTATAACTAAACTTCAACTGCAAACACTAAACCTCGCTTCAACTGCAAACACTAAACCTCGACTGCACAGACCAACTTCTATCAACCTAGTAGTAGCGACCGAATTATGATTATGCACCCACAGCACATACTACGATGGAACCCACCCTCCTTTTCGGGTCGAAATCGTGTAGCGAGAAGAGAAGAATTTAAGACCTAGGTATTCCTCTGGTTCGTTTGCATCAACTGGACTCTGGAATCGACACTCCAATCTCGGACCGGTGCCGCTGGCCATGAAACCGCCGAAATTGGCCGTTTGGTGTCTGCGTTCCAGGTGAAATGAGGGGGTATCTGTACGACGTATGTCTGACGAAAACTCACAGACGACGGGTTCGGGTCGAGACGCTGAACCGGACGGACCACACGGGTTCTCGACAGATCTCGTCGGATCTGGTATCACAGAGGAGGAATCGAACCAAGGGTTGTTCGACGATCTACTCAGCGGCGAACCCATCTTCGAGAACAAGGAAGTCCTTAGACCGTCGTACACACCTCACGAGCTCCCCCATCGAAATAATCAGATCAACAAAATGGCGACGATCCTTGTCGCTGCACTTCGAGGTGAAACACCCTCGAATATTCTCATCTACGGGAAGACCGGGACCGGCAAGACTGCGAGTGCAAAGTTCGTCTCGAAGGAACTCGAGAGCACGTCCTCGAAGTACAGCGTCCCCTGTGACGTCGAGTACATCAACTGTGAGGTGACAGACACCCAGTACCGCGTCCTCGCTCAGCTTGCTAACAAGTTCATCGAGGAGAACGAGCGCCGAATTACGGACCGTATTGCTGAACTCGAATCGCACCTCGACGAAATTGACTCGTTACCCTCTGACGCAGCCGATACGTCCGACGCAGAGACACCTCTCTCTGGCGACCTCGATTCACCTCATTCGGCTGGTTCGTCTGAACCGTCTCACGACGGGGAACCATCGGATCGAGGCACTGAGGGTACTGGTACTCCCGGGGAAACTGGGGCCGACGAGACCGGCTTCGAATTCAACGAATCTGCAACACAATCCACTACTTCTAATGCAGACGAATCTCCTTCGAAAGACGACAGATCGGCTAATTATGGGGGCTCCCCAGTAGAAACTGAGGGGGTTGAGAGGGCAGAAAATTCTCCTGATAGCTCGGGCTCCGATCTCACACATCCGCTTGCCTCAACGCCGTTCGATTCACGCGAGGACGTTGAGGCTCGAATCGACGAACTCGAAGCCGACCGGGACTCGTTCGAGGAGGTGCCGATGACCGGGTGGCCGACCGATCGCGTCTACAGCGTCTTTTTCGACGCCGTCGACTACTCGGAGCGTGTCGTCGTTATCATGTTAGACGAGATCGACAAACTCGTCGAAAAAAGCGGTGACGATACACTGTATAACCTCTCTCGGATGAACTCCGAACTCGAGAACTCGCGGGTGTCGATCATCGGTATCTCGAACGACCTGAAGTTCACCGACTTTCTCGATCCGCGTGTCAAATCGAGCCTCGGCGAGGAGGAAATCGTCTTCCCCCCCTACGACGCGAACCAGCTACGGGACATCTTGCAACACCGGTCGGAGGTATCGTTCAAACAGGGTGCCCTCTCGGACGATGTTATTCCACTCTGTGCGGCGTTCGCCGCCCAAGAGCACGGCGACGCCCGCCGAGCGCTCGACCTCCTGCGAACAGCAGGCGAACTCGCCGAACGCTCCCAGTCCGAGACGGTTGTCGAGGAACACGTCAGACAGGCACAGGACAAGATCGAACTCGACCGCGTCGTCGAGGTCGTCCGGACGCTTCCGACACAGAGCAAACTCGTCCTCTTCGCGATCATCCTCCTCGAGAAAAACGGCGTTCACAGCATCAATACCGGCGAGGTGTTCAACATTTACAAGCGCCTCTGTGAGGAGATCAACGCCGACGTCCTCACCCAGCGACGCGTCACCGACCTCATCAGCGAACTTGACATGCTCGGCATCGTCAACGCGGTCGTCGTCTCGAAGGGCCGCTACGGCCGAACAAAGGAGATCAGCCTCTCGGTCCCCCTGGAGGACACCGAGGCCGTATTGATCTCTGACTCCCGACTCAGCGACATCGACGACGTTCAGCCGTTTGTACAGGCACGGTTCGAGAACTAAGACTTTCTAACGGCTAGTCGGCGACAGGAACCAGTCGTCGGTGACCTGTGATCGGAGCCGCTGAACTATACCGCTGCAGTCGAACGCTGCTGTGCAGTCAAACTCTGTTACTGTCGTCACAATTTGTTGCTGCAGTCGAAATAGACAGCTGCAGTCGGGCTGTATTCGACGGAGTAGTACCGGAGTATTCAACCCCGTTGTCCGACTGCGACCGTCGTCGCACCTGCGACACTCGCCGTTCCAACCGACGCAATCCCACTACCGACAACGTGTACGGCTTCTCCACCGAGGAACGGCTCTGTCGCCCCGTTCCACAGTCGATCCTGTTCGAGCAAGCTCTCACCGATGCCGCCGAATACGCTGCCGGTGAGCAGCAGTTCGTCGAACATGAGCCGGACGTATCCGAGATACGGGACTCTCACCATCGCTTTCCCGGTGACCCACTCCGGCCTGACGATACCACTGTCCGTTCCGAAGCCAACCTGATCGTAGCCGCGGTTCGCATCACCCTTCGTCACGAATCCGTCGTACGGAGCCGGACAGGTCGTCACCTGATCACACGTTGCGTCCCCGAGGTAATCGGGGTTCGCCTGCTCGTCGATCCAGTTGTCCCCCTCTTCGACCCAGTAATGTGCCCGGTGTATCACCGGGTTGCCGTCTCCGCCGGGTCTGAAGATGACCACGTCACCGTCTTTCCCGAACTGATTGTGATCGTTCGCGTCCGCGAGCGGGACGATACCCGTTCCTGCAGCCGGCTCGTCGCCGACGAATCGCTCTTCGTCGGCGACGAAGACCATATCTCCGCGGTGCATGTTCGGCTCCATACTTCCGCTTTCGATCGCGACAAGCGGTGGCCATACGCCGCTGATTCCGAACAGTACGAGCCCGATTACGGCCACGATGGCGACGCTTGTGAGCACGTCCCTGACGACGACGACCGTTCCCTCTTCGCTTCGGAAGAACCACCGCAACACGCCGTCGTCTTCGA encodes:
- a CDS encoding metallophosphoesterase, whose amino-acid sequence is MHAGIISDTHDNVAAAERAAELFSEAGVSVVIHCGDFVAPPLLSAFDGFELHGVLGNNDGEIAGLHAAFDSLGRGSELHGRFAALEFDGLSVAVLHGESRAEVEALAAADSFDYVCFGHHHERELTEDGRTTLLNPGAHFGTVPDEHRTVAILDTRAETVRFRSVAD
- a CDS encoding KH domain-containing protein, which codes for MQHVKIPQDRIGVLIGEGGETMRKIEAEAEVRLDIDSENGSVAIETVGDPVLGLKGPDVVRAIGRGFPPEDALRLLDDEMMLFDLVDIDAAARNTNDMKRKKGRLIGENGRTRELMEELSGASVVIYGSTFGIIGTPPEVDAARTAAEMLLDGAPHGSVYSFLEERHNEMKHQGMQYHRFPGGES
- the ligA gene encoding NAD-dependent DNA ligase LigA, coding for MSLADEDADDNPYLSDPPTTFEPVDELTEAEAREQVELLREAIREHDRRYYVESDPLIADRTYDALFARLQELEDAFELTHPDSPTRSVGGEPIEAFETVEHVAPMLSIPQSGEAADVREFDERVCRELAASNEANGTELQYVCEPKFDGISVAFVYQDGRLVRAVTRGDGREGDDVTRNARTIGSVPQKLHGEYPEFLTVRGEVYMPKDAFQAHNRERIERGEEPFANPRNATAGTIRQLDPSVVAQRPLEVFFFDVLDASEVAESHREALAQFPDWGLRVTDRVEVAASIDEAIAYRDDLLDARDDLPYEIDGVVIKVDDRDAREELGQTARHDRWAFAYKFPARAEVTMIQDVAVQVGRTGRLTPVALLDPVDVGGVTVSRASLHNPAEIAEKDVGVGDTVRVQRAGDVIPYVEEVVEKGSDGHYELPATCPICESAIERDGPLAYCTGGLACDAQLRRSVEYYAGDDGLDLEGVGEQSVRQLVDAGLVSEVADLYELTEAELTALEGWGETSAENLLAEIEASREPDLADFLSALGIPHVGPATARELAREFGTFAAFRVVAEDEPEQLEGVDDVGETVAETIHDFFASEANAAAVDAVLEHVSPTEAETEHGGDELDGLTFVFTGSLEGMTRGEAQELVESHGANATGSVSGNTDYLVAGESPGTTKLEDAEENGVAILEESEFRELLTEAGLEAE
- a CDS encoding serine protein kinase RIO, whose product is MDEVSEFDLVDPEEVDTLGDEWEEIDVSDTEADRIARKRDRKFEQFEERIKDADQFKVEQSVFDDATLAALYKLVQDGHVEAFGGPLSTGKEANVYQALGPDETTVAVKVYRINASNFRQMRDYLEGDPRFEGLGGKKKDVVLAWTKKELANLRRAAAAGVRVPEPIATERNVLVMEYIGGDDGRAKRLGEVHIENPQTAYEVMREYMRRLYAAGLIHGDLSEYNVVFDEDEGQLVVIDLGQAVTVHHPNSRDFLERDCRNVAAFFSRQGLETTEDDLLEFVTDPEPDPSRD
- a CDS encoding ABC transporter permease; this encodes MSTESDTGVASSSTAPSSINLDSVRAIAKKDFQDAIRSWTFWGLSIFFFMLLAGITGLISYFGADDLVQADATTEALVLLVSQITRLVIPLIALILGWKAIAGERESGSIKVLLSLPHSRKDVILGKLVGRSAVLSFSLVIGFVLAAVVVAVVLGGFDIGDYVALLAMSILYAVAYTSIAVSLSSLTKSTTIAGAAMFGIFVLFYIVWNAIMVALDMLMGRGTIDGVAYTQEVELPDGTTEVLQNERLPDWALFVDMVDPGNAFQNTLAFLSSTGGDELGTNYPEVWFPDGQVPFYLQDWFSFIILLLWIVVPLAIALYRFDRVDL
- a CDS encoding ABC transporter ATP-binding protein, translated to MTAIEATTLTKSFGDTLALDDLSFQVEEGEVFGFLGPNGAGKSTTINILLDFARPTAGDASVLGLDAQTHSREIRQRTGVLPEGAETYDRLTGRQHLEFTIDSKGVDDDPDALLERVGIADAADRKAGGYSKGMSQRLLLAMALVGEPELLILDEPSTGLDPNGAREMREIVREENARGATIFFSSHIMEQVEAVCDRVGILRDGEMVATDTVEGLRDSMSGGTILRISVDRLDDDATTAVRQLSEVGSVSTDESGPTLVVECNGSKTAVLNEIESQGLEVRDFRTEEASLDDVFQSYTTGVRA
- a CDS encoding 2Fe-2S iron-sulfur cluster-binding protein encodes the protein MTQYDVTLEWPDGRTETVAVDPRETVLEVGLREGIRLPYDCRKGTCITCVGRVLAVGEDDTGASDVVDTVDSSAAVNAADAFDYRRQPRALTERERRDGYVLLCIAVPRADCHVQVGPMVRAEVGDSPWS